From Anopheles darlingi chromosome 2, idAnoDarlMG_H_01, whole genome shotgun sequence, the proteins below share one genomic window:
- the LOC125960064 gene encoding major facilitator superfamily domain-containing protein 1-like: MPRPYEEDEARQPILQQADTDTDEPSTARLIRRSDDDELSERLTGCGATACCNPNSALHRFQALILMCLVGFGSYFCYDNPGALQDTFKSDLDLTTTQFVMLYSIYSWPNVILCFIGGFLMDRVFGIRLGTIIYMFILLIGQLIFAMGATINMFWLMIVGRFLFGIGAESLAVAQNSYAVLWFKGKELNMVFGLQLSFARVGSTVNFLVMVPIYKYVKSLGYQGHMCTGVVLLLATLTCVMSMFCALILGWMDRRAARLTKRNDSAPGGEVAKLSDVRTFKVSFWMVTVICVAYYVAIFPFIALGKVFFMRKYDFSAEDANTVNSIVYIIAAVASPVFGLVVDRFGRNVLWVFLSVTVTIIAHGMLAFSHLNPYIGMITMGLAYSMLASSLWPLVALIVPEYQLGTAYGICQSVQNLGLAVISMISGMIVDKGGYFMLEIFFIGWLIVSLLATIVIWLYDASNDGILNMSPAGRELYASKSLQRSSTDIAGSSSDSTDGGRLERERRAKDPEVIRNRYVNRVLDATPTQSESDLVE, encoded by the exons ATGCCTCGTCCgtacgaggaggatgaggcaCGGCAACCGATCCTGCAGCAGGCGGATACGGATACCGATGAGCCCAGCACGGCCCGGCTCATAAGACgcagcgatgacgatgagctaAGCGAGCGACTGACGGGATGTGGCGCTACCGCCTGCTGTAATCCCAATTCGGCGCTCCATCGTTTTCAGGCCCTTATCTTGATGTGTTTGGTTGGCTTCG GGTCCTACTTTTGCTACGATAATCCGGGTGCACTACAGGACACGTTCAAGTCGGACCTCGATCTTACCACCACGCAGTTTGTGATGCTGTACTCCATCTACTCTTGGCCGAATGTGATCCTCTGCTTCATCGGTGGCTTTCTGATGGATCGTGTCTTCGGCATCCGGCTTGGTACGATTATCTACATGTTCATCCTGCTGATCGGTCAGCTGATCTTCGCCATGGGGGCGACAATTAACATGTTCTGGCTGATGATCGTCGGACGGTTTCTCTTTGG CATCGGAGCGGAGTCGTTGGCAGTGGCACAGAACAGCTATGCGGTGTTGTGGTTCAAGGGAAAGGAACTGAATATGGTGTTCGGATTGCAGCTGTCGTTTGCGCGAGTTGGCTCTACGGTTAACTTTCTCGTGATGGTACCGATCTACAAGTACGTAAAGAGTCTCGGCTACCAGGGGCACATGTGTACCGGTGTGGTACTTCTACTGGCCACCCTGACCTGCGTGATGTCGATGTTCTGTGCGCTGATCCTTGGCTGGATGGATCGTCGGGCGGCCCGTTTAACGAAGCGCAACGATTCCGCTCCGGGCGGAGAGGTGGCGAAGCTATCGGATGTGCGCACCTTCAAGGTGTCCTTCtggatggtgacggtgatttGCGTGGCGTACTATGTGGCCATCTTTCCATTCATCGCCCTCGGTAAGGTGTTCTTCATGCGAAAGTATGATTTCAGCGCCGAAGACGCGAACACAGTGAACTCGATCGTGTACATCATTGCGGCCGTGGCCAGTCCAGTGTTTGGTCTGGTCGTCGATCGCTTTGGCCGGAATGTACTGTGGGTGTTTCTTTCGGTGACGGTTACGATCATCGCACACGGAATGCTGGCCTTTTCGCACCTGAACCCGTACATCGGTATGATAACGATGGGACTGGCCTACTCGATGCTTGCGTCTAGCCTGTGGCCACTCGTTGCTCTCATCGTTCCGGAATATCAGCTCGGTACCGCATATGGCAT TTGTCAGTCGGTGCAAAATCTGGGGTTGGCCGTAATTTCAATGATTTCGGGCATGATCGTCGATAAGGGTGGCTACTTTATGCTGGAGATCTTCTTCATTGGCTGGTTAATCG tgtccctgCTTGCCACGATCGTTATCTGGCTGTATGATGCGAGCAACGATGGCATCCTGAATATGAGCCCAGCAGGTCGCGAGCTTTACGCTAGTAAAAG CTTACAGCGAAGCTCAACCGATATTGCGGGATCATCGAGTGACAGCACGGACGGAGGACGATTGGAGCGCGAGCGTCGTGCGAAGGATCCGGAAGTGATCCGCAATCGCTACGTAAACCGCGTACTGGATGCTACACCAACCCAAAGCGAATCGGATCTGGTGGAGTGA